From a single Phacochoerus africanus isolate WHEZ1 chromosome 11, ROS_Pafr_v1, whole genome shotgun sequence genomic region:
- the LOC125111252 gene encoding complement receptor type 2-like isoform X2 — MGSAGPLWVFLALIVPGVLGQCKFLPRYPFAKPKIQSDQSEFAVGTTWEYECLPGYTKRSFSITCLETSKWSDAQQLCKRKSCVSPRELLHGSVLAPMGIVFGSTITYSCNKGYRLIGDPSATCIISDNIVTWDKDMPICESIPCESPPAIPNGDFYGNDENFYYGMVVTYECHVGKNGKKLFDLVGEKSIYCTSKDNQVGIWSSPPPQCIPVVKCPMPDVENGIMESGFRRSFSLNDSVMFTCKPGFTMKGSNIVWCQLNGEWNPPPPRCSKGCLPPPHIHHGNYNKMDEEFFTVGQEVSYSCEPGYALIGTNSVQCTSLGTWSRSAPKCEVKSCDAIPNELLNGRVVAPPNFQLGAEVSFVCDEGYRLNGSSSSQCVSDGMRVLWNNKFPVCERIFCDPPPAIKNGRSSYFSGPIPVNSVVRYSCLNSFRLIGERILFCISKDKVNGFWDKAAPVCEYYDKNSICPEPTVLGGHKSRISRPPYRHGDSVTFTCNANFTMKGNKTVWCRANKTWGPTPLPTCESDFPLECPSLPTIAHGRHTGEDVASFAPGFSVTYSCEPGYLLLGEKTIRCLSSGKWNAVSPMCKEAECRPPEPFLNGQIKKSESLRVGETVHFSCNEGYRLLGSPSSQCVIVGQRPFWTKMPICEKILCSPPPPIRNGRYTGSSSVNIPYGSSVTYTCDPGPEEGVNFILIGESTIHCTTDSQKNGIWSGPAPHCELSVSEVRCPPPQILRGQISSGKKDQYSYNDTVVFACLFGFTMKGSKEIRCNAQGTWEPSVPVCEKDCQAPPKILHGQKEDKHVFRFDPGTSVKYSCDPGYVLVGEESIHCTIDGVWIPTVPTCKVAECNPSGKQVFKKPTNQFIRPDVNSSCDEGYRLSESVYQLCQDTIPWYMEIRLCKEITCPPPPLIYNGAHTGSASGEVLYGTTVTYTCNPGPERGVTFNLIGESTIRCTSNDQETGIWSGPPPLCKLSIPAIQCSRVHIENGYKVSVKEAPYFYNDTVTFKCDDGFTLKGSSRIRCKANNTWDPEIPVCEKVQCQPLKEDLQDLPADWPVVSVNITCQEGYQLTGHVYQKCQGDEDAVWLQKIPLCKVIHCQPLPVIKNGRHRGVVGKYFVYGNKVSYECDEGFDLLGEKTVWCTNDSKGHGSWSGPLPRCIKSPPVTHCPNPEVTHGYKLNNTNSSFSHNDIVVIACEPGFIMNGSQSIRCQTNNKWVPDVPTCIKKAFFGCHRPVKIPYGNHTGGDILRFSPGMSVLYSCNQGYLLVGEALLLCTHDGNWNQPAPYCKEVNCSFPEHVNGIQNGLEPRKMYQYGAVVTLECEEGYTLEGSPQSQCQEDHRWNPPLAVCKSPSSRVPLICGFSAGVVILCCLGIVTICMILKQRERNYYTNTSRKEDLNLETLEVYSVDPYNPEN; from the exons ATGGGCTCCGCCGGCCCCCTCTGGGTTTTCTTGGCTCTCATCGTGCCAGGGGTCCTCG GTCAGTGTAAATTCCTGCCAAGGTATCCTTTTGCTAAGCCTAAAATTCAGAGTGATCAGTCTGAGTTTGCTGTTGGGACAACTTGGGAATATGAGTGCCTTCCTGGGTATACCAAGAGGTCATTCTCTATCACCTGCTTAGAGACCTCCAAGTGGTCAGATGCTCAGCAATTATGTAAAC GCAAATCATGTGTGAGTCCTAGAGAACTCCTCCATGGCTCTGTCCTCGCACCCATGGGTATCGTGTTTGGGTCAACAATTACATATTCTTGTAATAAAGG ATATCGACTCATTGGTGATCCATCTGCTACATGTATTATCTCAGACAATATTGTAACCTGGGATAAGGACATGCCTATCTGTGAAT CTATTCCTTGTGAGTCACCCCCAGCCATCCCCAATGGAGACTTTTACGGCAATGACGAGAACTTTTACTATGGAATGGTGGTTACTTATGAGTGCCATGTTGGGAAGAATGGGAAAAAGCTATTTGATCTTGTGGGTGAGAAGTCAATATATTGCACCAGCAAAGATAATCAAGTTGGCATCTGGAGCAGCCCTCCCCCTCAGTGTATTCCTGTAGTCAAATGCCCAATGCCAGATGTTGAAAATGGAATTATGGAATCTGGATTTAGGCGTTCGTTTTCCTTAAATGATTCTGTGATGTTTACGTGTAAGCCTGGCTTTACCATGAAAGGCAGCAACATAGTGTGGTGCCAACTAAACGGTGAATGGAATCCTCCACCGCCAAGGTGCTCCAAGG GGTGTCTACCACCTCCTCATATCCACCATGGTAATTATAACAAAATGGATGAGGAATTCTTTACAGTTGGGCAGGAAGTGTCCTACAGCTGTGAGCCTGGCTACGCTCTCATTGGAACTAACTCTGTGCAGTGTACATCCTTGGGAACCTGGAGCCGTTCAGCCCCCAAATGTGAAG TGAAATCATGTGATGCCATTCCAAACGAGCTTCTCAACGGTCGTGTGGTAGCTCCTCCTAATTTCCAGCTTGGGGCAGAGGTTTCCTTTGTTTGTGATGAGGG GTACCGGTTAAATGGCTCATCTTCTAGTCAGTGTGTCTCAGACGGAATGAGAGTACTCTGGAATAATAAGTTTCCTGTCTGTGAAC gGATTTTTTGTGACCCTCCTCCCGCTATCAAAAATGGACGGAGTAGTTATTTTTCTGGTCCCATACCTGTTAACTCTGTGGTGAGGTACAGCTGTTTGAATTCCTTCCGCCTCATTGGAGAAAGGATTCTTTTTTGTATAAGTAAAGATAAAGTGAATGGATTCTGGGATAAAGCTGCTCCGGTCTGTGAATATTACGATAAAAATTCTATTTGCCCTGAGCCCACAGTACTAGGGGGACACAAAAGTAGAATATCTAGACCACCATACAGACATGGTGATTCGGTGACCTTTACCTGTAATGCCAACTTCAcgatgaaaggaaacaaaacagttTGGTGCCGAGCAAATAAAACCTGGGGACCGACACCACTACCAACCTGTGAGAGTG ATTTCCCACTGGAGTGCCCATCACTCCCCACAATCGCCCATGGCCGTCACACAGGGGAGGATGTTGCCTCCTTTGCCCCAGGATTTTCTGTGACTTACAGCTGTGAGCCTGGGTACTTGCTTCTTGGAGAAAAGACCATTCGCTGCTTGTCTTCAGGAAAATGGAATGCTGTCAGTCCCATGTGCAAAG AGGCAGAGTGCCGACCTCCAGAACCATTTCTCAATGGGCAGATAAAGAAGTCTGAGAGTCTACGGGTTGGTGAGACTGTGCACTTTTCTTGTAATGAAGG GTATCGATTACTAGGCTCACCTTCCAGCCAGTGTGTAATTGTTGGACAGCGTCCTTTTTGGACCAAGATGCCCATATGCGAAA AAATTCTTTGCTCACCACCTCCTCCTATTCGCAATGGAAGATACACGGGCAGCTCTTCTGTGAACATTCCCTATGGGAGCAGTGTCACTTACACTTGTGACCCGGGCCCAGAGGAAGGAGTAAACTTCATCCTCATTGGAGAGAGCACCATCCATTGTACCACTGATAGTCAGAAGAATGGGATCTGGAGTGGACCTGCCCCACACTGTGAACTTTCTGTTTCTGAGGTTCGGTGTCCACCTCCCCAGATCCTAAGAGGCCAAATATCATCCGGGAAGAAAGATCAATATTCGTATAATGACACTGTGGTATTTGCCTGCCTTTTTGGCTTCACCATGAAGGGCAGCAAGGAAATCCGATGTAATGCCCAAGGCACGTGGGAGCCATCGGTGCCAGTCTGTGAAAAGG ATTGTCAAGCACCTCCTAAAATCCTCCATGGTCAGAAAGAAGATAAACATGTGTTTCGCTTTGATCCAGGAACATCCGTAAAATACAGCTGTGACCCTGGCTATGTGCTAGTGGGAGAAGAATCCATACATTGTACCATTGATGGAGTGTGGATACCCACTGTCCCCACATGCAAAG tGGCAGAATGTAATCCTTCAGGAAAACAAGTCTTTAAAAAACCCACGAACCAATTTATTAGACcagatgttaactcttcttgTGATGAAGG GTACCGGTTGAGTGAGAGTGTTTATCAGCTTTGTCAAGACACAATTccttggtatatggaaattcGTCTTTGTAAAG AAATCACCTGCCCACCGCCCCCTCTTATCTACAATGGCGCACACACAGGGAGTGCCTCAGGAGAGGTCCTATATGGAACCACAGTCACTTACACATGTAATCCTGGGCCAGAGAGAGGAGTGACGTTCAACCTCATTGGGGAGAGCACCATCCGTTGTACAAGCAACGATCAAGAGACAGGAATCTGGAGCGGCCCTCCTCCTCTCTGCAAACTTTCTATCCCCGCTATTCAGTGCTCACGTGTCCACATTGAAAACGGATACAAGGTATCTGTCAAGGAAGCTCCATATTTCTACAACGACACTGTGACATTCAAGTGTGATGATGGATTTACTTTGAAAGGCAGCAGTCGGATTCGTTGCAAAGCCAATAACACCTGGGATCCTGAAATTCCAGTTTGTGAAAAAG TACAATGCCAGCCTTTGAAAGAAGATCTCCAAGATCTTCCAGCTGATTGGCCAGTGGTATCAGTTAATATAACCTGCCAAGAAGG GTACCAGCTGACTGGGCATGTTTATCAGAAATGTCAAGGTGATGAGGATGCGGTTTGGCTCCAGAAGATTCCACTTTGTAAAG TTATCCACTGTCAACCTCTACCAGTGATTAAGAATGGGAGGCACAGAGGTGTGGTGGGAAAATACTTTGTCTATGGAAACAAAGTCTCTTATGAATGTGATGAAGGATTCGATCTTCTTGGAGAGAAAACTGTATGGTGCACAAATGATTCTAAAGGACATGGATCTTGGAGTGGACCTCTCCCACGGTGCATAAAGTCTCCTCCTGTGACTCACTGTCCTAACCCAGAAGTCACACATGGATACAAGCTAAATAACACTAATTCTTCATTTTCCCACAATGACATAGTAGTTATTGCCTGCGAACCTGGCTTCATCATGAATGGCAGTCAGTCAATTAGGTGTCAGACCAATAACAAATGGGTGCCAGATGTACCAACTTGTATCAAAAAgg CTTTCTTCGGATGTCATCGTCCGGTTAAGATCCCCTACGGGAATCACACTGGTGGAGACATACTTCGATTTTCTCCGGGAATGTCAGTCCTGTACAGCTGCAACCAAGGCTACTTGCTGGTGGGAGAGGCCCTCCTTCTTTGCACACATGACGGAAACTGGAATCAACCTGCCCCTTATTGTAAAG AGGTGAACTGTAGCTTCCCAGAGCACGTAAATGGAATCCAGAATGGGCTGGAACCTAGGAAAATGTATCAGTATGGAGCTGTTGTCACTTTAGAGTGTGAAGAAGGGTACACCCTGGAAGGCAGTCCCCAGAGCCAGTGTCAGGAAGAT
- the LOC125111252 gene encoding complement receptor type 2-like isoform X1 yields MGSAGPLWVFLALIVPGVLGQCKFLPRYPFAKPKIQSDQSEFAVGTTWEYECLPGYTKRSFSITCLETSKWSDAQQLCKRKSCVSPRELLHGSVLAPMGIVFGSTITYSCNKGYRLIGDPSATCIISDNIVTWDKDMPICESIPCESPPAIPNGDFYGNDENFYYGMVVTYECHVGKNGKKLFDLVGEKSIYCTSKDNQVGIWSSPPPQCIPVVKCPMPDVENGIMESGFRRSFSLNDSVMFTCKPGFTMKGSNIVWCQLNGEWNPPPPRCSKGCLPPPHIHHGNYNKMDEEFFTVGQEVSYSCEPGYALIGTNSVQCTSLGTWSRSAPKCEVKSCDAIPNELLNGRVVAPPNFQLGAEVSFVCDEGYRLNGSSSSQCVSDGMRVLWNNKFPVCERIFCDPPPAIKNGRSSYFSGPIPVNSVVRYSCLNSFRLIGERILFCISKDKVNGFWDKAAPVCEYYDKNSICPEPTVLGGHKSRISRPPYRHGDSVTFTCNANFTMKGNKTVWCRANKTWGPTPLPTCESDFPLECPSLPTIAHGRHTGEDVASFAPGFSVTYSCEPGYLLLGEKTIRCLSSGKWNAVSPMCKEAECRPPEPFLNGQIKKSESLRVGETVHFSCNEGYRLLGSPSSQCVIVGQRPFWTKMPICEKILCSPPPPIRNGRYTGSSSVNIPYGSSVTYTCDPGPEEGVNFILIGESTIHCTTDSQKNGIWSGPAPHCELSVSEVRCPPPQILRGQISSGKKDQYSYNDTVVFACLFGFTMKGSKEIRCNAQGTWEPSVPVCEKDCQAPPKILHGQKEDKHVFRFDPGTSVKYSCDPGYVLVGEESIHCTIDGVWIPTVPTCKVAECNPSGKQVFKKPTNQFIRPDVNSSCDEGYRLSESVYQLCQDTIPWYMEIRLCKEITCPPPPLIYNGAHTGSASGEVLYGTTVTYTCNPGPERGVTFNLIGESTIRCTSNDQETGIWSGPPPLCKLSIPAIQCSRVHIENGYKVSVKEAPYFYNDTVTFKCDDGFTLKGSSRIRCKANNTWDPEIPVCEKGCQPPSGLHHGRHTGGNRVFFVSGMTVDYTCDPGYVLVGNRSIHCMPSGNWSLSAPRCEVQCQPLKEDLQDLPADWPVVSVNITCQEGYQLTGHVYQKCQGDEDAVWLQKIPLCKVIHCQPLPVIKNGRHRGVVGKYFVYGNKVSYECDEGFDLLGEKTVWCTNDSKGHGSWSGPLPRCIKSPPVTHCPNPEVTHGYKLNNTNSSFSHNDIVVIACEPGFIMNGSQSIRCQTNNKWVPDVPTCIKKAFFGCHRPVKIPYGNHTGGDILRFSPGMSVLYSCNQGYLLVGEALLLCTHDGNWNQPAPYCKEVNCSFPEHVNGIQNGLEPRKMYQYGAVVTLECEEGYTLEGSPQSQCQEDHRWNPPLAVCKSPSSRVPLICGFSAGVVILCCLGIVTICMILKQRERNYYTNTSRKEDLNLETLEVYSVDPYNPEN; encoded by the exons ATGGGCTCCGCCGGCCCCCTCTGGGTTTTCTTGGCTCTCATCGTGCCAGGGGTCCTCG GTCAGTGTAAATTCCTGCCAAGGTATCCTTTTGCTAAGCCTAAAATTCAGAGTGATCAGTCTGAGTTTGCTGTTGGGACAACTTGGGAATATGAGTGCCTTCCTGGGTATACCAAGAGGTCATTCTCTATCACCTGCTTAGAGACCTCCAAGTGGTCAGATGCTCAGCAATTATGTAAAC GCAAATCATGTGTGAGTCCTAGAGAACTCCTCCATGGCTCTGTCCTCGCACCCATGGGTATCGTGTTTGGGTCAACAATTACATATTCTTGTAATAAAGG ATATCGACTCATTGGTGATCCATCTGCTACATGTATTATCTCAGACAATATTGTAACCTGGGATAAGGACATGCCTATCTGTGAAT CTATTCCTTGTGAGTCACCCCCAGCCATCCCCAATGGAGACTTTTACGGCAATGACGAGAACTTTTACTATGGAATGGTGGTTACTTATGAGTGCCATGTTGGGAAGAATGGGAAAAAGCTATTTGATCTTGTGGGTGAGAAGTCAATATATTGCACCAGCAAAGATAATCAAGTTGGCATCTGGAGCAGCCCTCCCCCTCAGTGTATTCCTGTAGTCAAATGCCCAATGCCAGATGTTGAAAATGGAATTATGGAATCTGGATTTAGGCGTTCGTTTTCCTTAAATGATTCTGTGATGTTTACGTGTAAGCCTGGCTTTACCATGAAAGGCAGCAACATAGTGTGGTGCCAACTAAACGGTGAATGGAATCCTCCACCGCCAAGGTGCTCCAAGG GGTGTCTACCACCTCCTCATATCCACCATGGTAATTATAACAAAATGGATGAGGAATTCTTTACAGTTGGGCAGGAAGTGTCCTACAGCTGTGAGCCTGGCTACGCTCTCATTGGAACTAACTCTGTGCAGTGTACATCCTTGGGAACCTGGAGCCGTTCAGCCCCCAAATGTGAAG TGAAATCATGTGATGCCATTCCAAACGAGCTTCTCAACGGTCGTGTGGTAGCTCCTCCTAATTTCCAGCTTGGGGCAGAGGTTTCCTTTGTTTGTGATGAGGG GTACCGGTTAAATGGCTCATCTTCTAGTCAGTGTGTCTCAGACGGAATGAGAGTACTCTGGAATAATAAGTTTCCTGTCTGTGAAC gGATTTTTTGTGACCCTCCTCCCGCTATCAAAAATGGACGGAGTAGTTATTTTTCTGGTCCCATACCTGTTAACTCTGTGGTGAGGTACAGCTGTTTGAATTCCTTCCGCCTCATTGGAGAAAGGATTCTTTTTTGTATAAGTAAAGATAAAGTGAATGGATTCTGGGATAAAGCTGCTCCGGTCTGTGAATATTACGATAAAAATTCTATTTGCCCTGAGCCCACAGTACTAGGGGGACACAAAAGTAGAATATCTAGACCACCATACAGACATGGTGATTCGGTGACCTTTACCTGTAATGCCAACTTCAcgatgaaaggaaacaaaacagttTGGTGCCGAGCAAATAAAACCTGGGGACCGACACCACTACCAACCTGTGAGAGTG ATTTCCCACTGGAGTGCCCATCACTCCCCACAATCGCCCATGGCCGTCACACAGGGGAGGATGTTGCCTCCTTTGCCCCAGGATTTTCTGTGACTTACAGCTGTGAGCCTGGGTACTTGCTTCTTGGAGAAAAGACCATTCGCTGCTTGTCTTCAGGAAAATGGAATGCTGTCAGTCCCATGTGCAAAG AGGCAGAGTGCCGACCTCCAGAACCATTTCTCAATGGGCAGATAAAGAAGTCTGAGAGTCTACGGGTTGGTGAGACTGTGCACTTTTCTTGTAATGAAGG GTATCGATTACTAGGCTCACCTTCCAGCCAGTGTGTAATTGTTGGACAGCGTCCTTTTTGGACCAAGATGCCCATATGCGAAA AAATTCTTTGCTCACCACCTCCTCCTATTCGCAATGGAAGATACACGGGCAGCTCTTCTGTGAACATTCCCTATGGGAGCAGTGTCACTTACACTTGTGACCCGGGCCCAGAGGAAGGAGTAAACTTCATCCTCATTGGAGAGAGCACCATCCATTGTACCACTGATAGTCAGAAGAATGGGATCTGGAGTGGACCTGCCCCACACTGTGAACTTTCTGTTTCTGAGGTTCGGTGTCCACCTCCCCAGATCCTAAGAGGCCAAATATCATCCGGGAAGAAAGATCAATATTCGTATAATGACACTGTGGTATTTGCCTGCCTTTTTGGCTTCACCATGAAGGGCAGCAAGGAAATCCGATGTAATGCCCAAGGCACGTGGGAGCCATCGGTGCCAGTCTGTGAAAAGG ATTGTCAAGCACCTCCTAAAATCCTCCATGGTCAGAAAGAAGATAAACATGTGTTTCGCTTTGATCCAGGAACATCCGTAAAATACAGCTGTGACCCTGGCTATGTGCTAGTGGGAGAAGAATCCATACATTGTACCATTGATGGAGTGTGGATACCCACTGTCCCCACATGCAAAG tGGCAGAATGTAATCCTTCAGGAAAACAAGTCTTTAAAAAACCCACGAACCAATTTATTAGACcagatgttaactcttcttgTGATGAAGG GTACCGGTTGAGTGAGAGTGTTTATCAGCTTTGTCAAGACACAATTccttggtatatggaaattcGTCTTTGTAAAG AAATCACCTGCCCACCGCCCCCTCTTATCTACAATGGCGCACACACAGGGAGTGCCTCAGGAGAGGTCCTATATGGAACCACAGTCACTTACACATGTAATCCTGGGCCAGAGAGAGGAGTGACGTTCAACCTCATTGGGGAGAGCACCATCCGTTGTACAAGCAACGATCAAGAGACAGGAATCTGGAGCGGCCCTCCTCCTCTCTGCAAACTTTCTATCCCCGCTATTCAGTGCTCACGTGTCCACATTGAAAACGGATACAAGGTATCTGTCAAGGAAGCTCCATATTTCTACAACGACACTGTGACATTCAAGTGTGATGATGGATTTACTTTGAAAGGCAGCAGTCGGATTCGTTGCAAAGCCAATAACACCTGGGATCCTGAAATTCCAGTTTGTGAAAAAG GCTGTCAGCCACCTTCTGGGCTCCACCATGGTCGGCATACAGGTGGAAATAGGGTCTTCTTTGTCTCGGGGATGACTGTAGACTACACCTGTGACCCTGGCTACGTGCTTGTGGGGAACAGATCCATTCACTGTATGCCTTCAGGAAATTGGAGTCTTTCTGCCCCTCGGTGTGAAG TACAATGCCAGCCTTTGAAAGAAGATCTCCAAGATCTTCCAGCTGATTGGCCAGTGGTATCAGTTAATATAACCTGCCAAGAAGG GTACCAGCTGACTGGGCATGTTTATCAGAAATGTCAAGGTGATGAGGATGCGGTTTGGCTCCAGAAGATTCCACTTTGTAAAG TTATCCACTGTCAACCTCTACCAGTGATTAAGAATGGGAGGCACAGAGGTGTGGTGGGAAAATACTTTGTCTATGGAAACAAAGTCTCTTATGAATGTGATGAAGGATTCGATCTTCTTGGAGAGAAAACTGTATGGTGCACAAATGATTCTAAAGGACATGGATCTTGGAGTGGACCTCTCCCACGGTGCATAAAGTCTCCTCCTGTGACTCACTGTCCTAACCCAGAAGTCACACATGGATACAAGCTAAATAACACTAATTCTTCATTTTCCCACAATGACATAGTAGTTATTGCCTGCGAACCTGGCTTCATCATGAATGGCAGTCAGTCAATTAGGTGTCAGACCAATAACAAATGGGTGCCAGATGTACCAACTTGTATCAAAAAgg CTTTCTTCGGATGTCATCGTCCGGTTAAGATCCCCTACGGGAATCACACTGGTGGAGACATACTTCGATTTTCTCCGGGAATGTCAGTCCTGTACAGCTGCAACCAAGGCTACTTGCTGGTGGGAGAGGCCCTCCTTCTTTGCACACATGACGGAAACTGGAATCAACCTGCCCCTTATTGTAAAG AGGTGAACTGTAGCTTCCCAGAGCACGTAAATGGAATCCAGAATGGGCTGGAACCTAGGAAAATGTATCAGTATGGAGCTGTTGTCACTTTAGAGTGTGAAGAAGGGTACACCCTGGAAGGCAGTCCCCAGAGCCAGTGTCAGGAAGAT